In one Populus nigra chromosome 12, ddPopNigr1.1, whole genome shotgun sequence genomic region, the following are encoded:
- the LOC133669761 gene encoding probable ribose-5-phosphate isomerase 3, chloroplastic, which produces MASLSFLSPPSSSSLSSLHNTAPSSSRLFLRTPSLNLRAPTKIFSLKAQSAPVLTQDELKKIAADKAVEYVKSGMVLGLGTGSTAAFVVAKLGELLKTGELTNIIGVPTSKRTEEQARSLNIPLSILDDHPHIDLAIDGADEVDPLLNLVKGRGGALLREKMVEAASDEFVVVADETKLVDGLGGSKLAMPVEVVQFCWKFNLVRLQELFKDEGVEAKLRVGEDGKPYVTDNFNYIVDLYFENPIKDGYAAGKEISGLEGVVEHGLFLDMATAVIIAGKTGVEVKSK; this is translated from the coding sequence ATGGCCTCCTTATCCTTCCTCTCCCCtccttcctcctcctctctttCCTCCCTCCACAACACCGCCCCTTCCTCCTCCCGCCTCTTCTTACGCACACCATCCCTTAACCTCCGCGCACCAACCAAAATCTTCTCCCTTAAAGCCCAATCCGCCCCAGTCCTCACCCAAGACGAGCTTAAAAAGATCGCAGCCGACAAAGCCGTCGAGTATGTCAAATCCGGCATGGTCCTCGGCCTTGGAACCGGCTCTACTGCAGCCTTCGTGGTAGCCAAGCTCGGCGAGCTCTTAAAAACCGGTGAACTGACAAATATCATTGGAGTCCCAACTTCAAAACGCACAGAAGAACAAGCTCGTTCCCTTAACATCCCTCTTTCAATACTTGATGACCACCCTCACATTGATCTTGCCATTGACGGGGCTGATGAGGTGGACCCACTACTTAATTTAGTGAAGGGTCGCGGCGGAGCCCTTTTAAGAGAGAAAATGGTTGAAGCAGCATCAGATGagtttgttgttgttgctgatgAGACTAAGCTTGTTGATGGTCTTGGTGGAAGTAAACTGGCAATGCCAGTTGAAGTAGTGCAATTTTGTTGGAAATTTAATTTGGTGAGGTTACAAGAGTTGTTTAAAGATGAAGGGGTTGAGGCTAAATTGAGAGTTGGTGAAGATGGGAAGCCCTATGTGAccgataattttaattatattgttgattTGTATTTTGAGAATCCGATTAAAGATGGATATGCTGCCGGAAAGGAGATTTCGGGGCTTGAAGGTGTTGTGGAACATGGGTTGTTTTTGGATATGGCGACTGCGGTTATTATTGCTGGGAAGACAGGAGTTGAGGTTAAAAGCAAGTGA
- the LOC133669297 gene encoding PITH domain-containing protein At3g04780: protein MAAESATAIPRGQVDLLDFIDFSGVECLNQSPSHSLSNAIKQGYREDDGLNLESDADEQLLIYVPFNQVVKLHSIAIKGPEEEGPKTVKLFSNKEHMGFSNVNDYPPSDTIVLSPDTLKGKPVVLKYVKFQNVRSLTIFIEDNQSDSEITKVQKIALFGTTVETTDMKSLKKIEDH from the exons atggctGCAGAGTCAGCTACTGCAATTCCAAGAGGCCaa GTTGATTTATTGgactttattgatttttctggAGTTGAATGTCTTAACCAAAGCCCAAGCCACTCCCTTTCCAATGCGATCAAGCAG ggTTATAGAGAAGATGATGGTTTGAATCTAGAGAGCGATGCGGATGAGCAGTTATTGATCTATGTACCTTTCAATCAAGTTGTTAAACTGCATTCTATTGCCATCAAAGGACCTGAAGAAGAAG GTCCAAAGACGGTAAAACTTTTCTCAAACAAGGAGCATATGGGATTTAG TAATGTTAATGACTACCCTCCAAGTGACACTATAGTTTTATCGCCAGATACTCTCAAG GGAAAACCTGTGGTCTTAAAATATGTAAAGTTTCAGAATGTTCGCAG CTTGACAATATTTATCGAGGATAATCAATCAGATTCTGAGATCACGAAAGTTCAAAAGATTGCTTTGTTTGGAACAAC GGTGGAAACAACAGACATGAAAAGCCTGAAGAAGATTGAGGATCACTAA
- the LOC133669296 gene encoding peptide-N(4)-(N-acetyl-beta-glucosaminyl)asparagine amidase isoform X1 → MVARQFIISHNDSIFDVDYDTDDGLEVLKIQLFSLTSIPPHLQQITGEDDDRVVSDDSDLTGISNKLKLIKINEEEKEVKVQESIAAVVGQQNEEESIRDVPILGGDDVSDDSDVVHVSNELKELTVADLMKSDEELAQMLQAEEEALMLQEFAVSEQSDEFGQKIRPYISQVQMYEDPVRQEAARKTVPREELEEKALVSLAKEGNFKPSKTEQDHAFLLQLLFWFKQSFRWVNEPPCDGCGNDTVNQGMDAALPSETQYGAARVELYRCNSCSRITRFPRYNDPLKLVETRRGRCGEWANCFTLYCRAFGYESRLILDFTDHVWTECFSELLGRWMHLDPCEGVFDRPLLYEKGWNKKLNYVIAIAKDGVYDVTKRYTRKWVEVLSRRNITREPDLLATLHSMTRECRRSFTTEILSVLEDRDKIESEELERYLCSTDDSSVSLPGRQSGNKEWRIARSEIGFHDNCSLSHTSCPIRVCVDEHVTKTYNAFSPLLSRCVDHSLPKSRIVEILKIFKGILVELGNSSYKTRRTSINPFILHLLPYFDELINALSLKSEIDTDGKVDICLAADPVTTSLGLPVVLDALDDLINVLNNFDNISKVSLSWPLIKLNRIHSGSVLASGEELPFGIATSAFDGLHTSKWEEPDGARGCWIVYKLSDNQMHKLVAYDIMSANDAPERDPMDWVVEGSDDGGSSWRILDKQTSQMFKDRFQRKSFKINSDSVPCNTFRFQFLAARDGQSNSRLQLGSIDLYASSN, encoded by the exons atGGTAGCTCGCCAATTCATCATCAGCCACAACGACTCCATCTTCGACGTCGATTATGACACCGACGACGGCCTCGAA GTTCTTAAGATCCAGCTTTTCTCTCTCACTTCAATCCCTCCTCATCTCCAGcag atcaccGGAGAAGATGATGATCGCGTCGTATCGGACGATTCTGATCTCACTGGCATTTCTAACAAACtcaaattgataaaaatcaacGAGGAAGAGAAGGAAGTCAAGGTACAAGAATCAATTGCCGCTGTTGTTGGGCAGCAAAATGAAGAGGAATCAATTCGTGATGTGCCg ATTCTTGGAGGAGATGACGTGTCGGATGATTCTGATGTCGTTCATGTTTCGAATGAACTCAAAGAATTAACTGTTGCCGATTTGATGAAATCGGATGAGGAACTTGCGCAGATGttacag GCAGAGGAGGAAGCGCTTATGTTGCAAGAGTTTGCAGTGAGTGAACAAAGTGATGAGTTTGGGCAGAAAATACGGCCCTATATCAGTCAAGTTCAAATg TATGAAGACCCAGTGAGGCAGGAGGCAGCACGGAAGACAGTTCCTAGAGAAGAGCTTGAGGAGAAAGCTTTGGTTTCTCTGGCAAAG gAGGGGAACTTTAAACCATCAAAAACTGAACAAGACCATGCTTTCCTGCTGCAGCTGCTTTTCTGGTTCAAACAATCATTCAG GTGGGTTAATGAACCTCCTTGTGATGGCTGTGGCAATGATACCGTTAATCAAGGAATGGATGCTGCGCTTCCTTCAGAAACTCAATATGGAGCAGCTCGAGTTGAACTTTACCG CTGCAATTCTTGTTCAAGAATTACCCGTTTCCCACGCTACAATGATCCATTAAAG CTCGTGGAAACTCGAAGGGGTCGCTGTGGGGAATGGGCCAATTGCTTTACTCTTTATTGTCGTGCTTTTGGCTATGAATCTCGTCTG ATCCTGGATTTCACTGATCATGTTTGGACCGAGTGCTTTTCTGAATTACTAGGCAG ATGGATGCATCTTGACCCTTGTGAAGGAGTGTTTGACAGACCATTACTATATGAGAAGGg GTGGAATAAGAAATTGAACTATGTCATTGCTATTGCAAAAGATGGAGTTTATGACGTCACTAAGCGTTACACAAGGAAGTGGGTTGAG GTTCTATCCCGACGAAACATTACCAGAGAGCCTGATTTGTTGGCTACTCTCCATAGCATGACTCGAGAATGCAGAAGAAGCTTTACAACTGAAATTCTTTCTGTACTTGAAGACCGTGATAAGATTGAATCAGAAGAGCTTGAGAGATATTTATGTTCCACTGATGATTCTTCAGTCTCATTGCCTGGTAGACAAAGTGGGAACAAGGAATGGCGCATTGCAAGATCAGAAATTGGTTTTCATGATAATTGTTCTTTGAGTCATACTTCATGTCCCATTCGTGTATGCGTAGATGAGCATGTGACAAAGACTTACAATGCATTTTCCCCTCTCCTTTCTCGTTGTGTTGACCACTCTCTTCCCAAATCAAGAATTGTTGAAATACTGAAGATATTCAAAGGAATTTTGGTGGAACTAGGGAATTCATCCTATAAAACCAGGCGAACTTCCATAAACCCTTTTATACTTCATTTGCTGCCATATTTTGACGAGTTAATAAATGCTCTGTCATTGAAGAGCGAGATTGACACTGATGGAAAAGTGGACATCTGTTTGGCTGCTGACCCTGTCACCACCTCTTTAGGACTGCCTGTTGTGTTGGATGCATTGGATGATTTGATCAATGTTCTTAACAACTTTGACAACATAAGCAAAGTTTCTCTTTCCTGGCCACTAATAAAGTTGAATAGGATCCATTCAGGTTCTGTTCTTGCAAGTGGCGAGGAACTTCCTTTTGGAATT GCCACATCAGCATTTGATGGACTTCACACGTCTAAATGGGAAGAACCAGATGGAGCGAGAG GTTGCTGGATTGTTTATAAACTATCAGACAACCAGATGCACAAACTAGTGGCATATGATATAATGTCAGCTAATGATGCCCCAGAGAGAGACCCTATGGACTG GGTTGTCGAGGGTAGTGATGATGGTGGTTCTAGCTGGCGTATTCTGGATAAACAAACTTCTCAGATGTTCAAAGATCGTTTTCAGCGTAAATCATTTAAGATTAATTCAGATAGTGTCCCATGCAACACTTTCAG ATTCCAATTTCTGGCTGCCAGAGACGGTCAATCAAATTCACGCCTACAATTGGGTAGCATAGATCTGTATGCAAGCAGCAATTAA
- the LOC133669296 gene encoding peptide-N(4)-(N-acetyl-beta-glucosaminyl)asparagine amidase isoform X3, translated as MVARQFIISHNDSIFDVDYDTDDGLEVLKIQLFSLTSIPPHLQQITGEDDDRVVSDDSDLTGISNKLKLIKINEEEKEVKILGGDDVSDDSDVVHVSNELKELTVADLMKSDEELAQMLQAEEEALMLQEFAVSEQSDEFGQKIRPYISQVQMYEDPVRQEAARKTVPREELEEKALVSLAKEGNFKPSKTEQDHAFLLQLLFWFKQSFRWVNEPPCDGCGNDTVNQGMDAALPSETQYGAARVELYRCNSCSRITRFPRYNDPLKLVETRRGRCGEWANCFTLYCRAFGYESRLILDFTDHVWTECFSELLGRWMHLDPCEGVFDRPLLYEKGWNKKLNYVIAIAKDGVYDVTKRYTRKWVEVLSRRNITREPDLLATLHSMTRECRRSFTTEILSVLEDRDKIESEELERYLCSTDDSSVSLPGRQSGNKEWRIARSEIGFHDNCSLSHTSCPIRVCVDEHVTKTYNAFSPLLSRCVDHSLPKSRIVEILKIFKGILVELGNSSYKTRRTSINPFILHLLPYFDELINALSLKSEIDTDGKVDICLAADPVTTSLGLPVVLDALDDLINVLNNFDNISKVSLSWPLIKLNRIHSGSVLASGEELPFGIATSAFDGLHTSKWEEPDGARGCWIVYKLSDNQMHKLVAYDIMSANDAPERDPMDWVVEGSDDGGSSWRILDKQTSQMFKDRFQRKSFKINSDSVPCNTFRFQFLAARDGQSNSRLQLGSIDLYASSN; from the exons atGGTAGCTCGCCAATTCATCATCAGCCACAACGACTCCATCTTCGACGTCGATTATGACACCGACGACGGCCTCGAA GTTCTTAAGATCCAGCTTTTCTCTCTCACTTCAATCCCTCCTCATCTCCAGcag atcaccGGAGAAGATGATGATCGCGTCGTATCGGACGATTCTGATCTCACTGGCATTTCTAACAAACtcaaattgataaaaatcaacGAGGAAGAGAAGGAAGTCAAG ATTCTTGGAGGAGATGACGTGTCGGATGATTCTGATGTCGTTCATGTTTCGAATGAACTCAAAGAATTAACTGTTGCCGATTTGATGAAATCGGATGAGGAACTTGCGCAGATGttacag GCAGAGGAGGAAGCGCTTATGTTGCAAGAGTTTGCAGTGAGTGAACAAAGTGATGAGTTTGGGCAGAAAATACGGCCCTATATCAGTCAAGTTCAAATg TATGAAGACCCAGTGAGGCAGGAGGCAGCACGGAAGACAGTTCCTAGAGAAGAGCTTGAGGAGAAAGCTTTGGTTTCTCTGGCAAAG gAGGGGAACTTTAAACCATCAAAAACTGAACAAGACCATGCTTTCCTGCTGCAGCTGCTTTTCTGGTTCAAACAATCATTCAG GTGGGTTAATGAACCTCCTTGTGATGGCTGTGGCAATGATACCGTTAATCAAGGAATGGATGCTGCGCTTCCTTCAGAAACTCAATATGGAGCAGCTCGAGTTGAACTTTACCG CTGCAATTCTTGTTCAAGAATTACCCGTTTCCCACGCTACAATGATCCATTAAAG CTCGTGGAAACTCGAAGGGGTCGCTGTGGGGAATGGGCCAATTGCTTTACTCTTTATTGTCGTGCTTTTGGCTATGAATCTCGTCTG ATCCTGGATTTCACTGATCATGTTTGGACCGAGTGCTTTTCTGAATTACTAGGCAG ATGGATGCATCTTGACCCTTGTGAAGGAGTGTTTGACAGACCATTACTATATGAGAAGGg GTGGAATAAGAAATTGAACTATGTCATTGCTATTGCAAAAGATGGAGTTTATGACGTCACTAAGCGTTACACAAGGAAGTGGGTTGAG GTTCTATCCCGACGAAACATTACCAGAGAGCCTGATTTGTTGGCTACTCTCCATAGCATGACTCGAGAATGCAGAAGAAGCTTTACAACTGAAATTCTTTCTGTACTTGAAGACCGTGATAAGATTGAATCAGAAGAGCTTGAGAGATATTTATGTTCCACTGATGATTCTTCAGTCTCATTGCCTGGTAGACAAAGTGGGAACAAGGAATGGCGCATTGCAAGATCAGAAATTGGTTTTCATGATAATTGTTCTTTGAGTCATACTTCATGTCCCATTCGTGTATGCGTAGATGAGCATGTGACAAAGACTTACAATGCATTTTCCCCTCTCCTTTCTCGTTGTGTTGACCACTCTCTTCCCAAATCAAGAATTGTTGAAATACTGAAGATATTCAAAGGAATTTTGGTGGAACTAGGGAATTCATCCTATAAAACCAGGCGAACTTCCATAAACCCTTTTATACTTCATTTGCTGCCATATTTTGACGAGTTAATAAATGCTCTGTCATTGAAGAGCGAGATTGACACTGATGGAAAAGTGGACATCTGTTTGGCTGCTGACCCTGTCACCACCTCTTTAGGACTGCCTGTTGTGTTGGATGCATTGGATGATTTGATCAATGTTCTTAACAACTTTGACAACATAAGCAAAGTTTCTCTTTCCTGGCCACTAATAAAGTTGAATAGGATCCATTCAGGTTCTGTTCTTGCAAGTGGCGAGGAACTTCCTTTTGGAATT GCCACATCAGCATTTGATGGACTTCACACGTCTAAATGGGAAGAACCAGATGGAGCGAGAG GTTGCTGGATTGTTTATAAACTATCAGACAACCAGATGCACAAACTAGTGGCATATGATATAATGTCAGCTAATGATGCCCCAGAGAGAGACCCTATGGACTG GGTTGTCGAGGGTAGTGATGATGGTGGTTCTAGCTGGCGTATTCTGGATAAACAAACTTCTCAGATGTTCAAAGATCGTTTTCAGCGTAAATCATTTAAGATTAATTCAGATAGTGTCCCATGCAACACTTTCAG ATTCCAATTTCTGGCTGCCAGAGACGGTCAATCAAATTCACGCCTACAATTGGGTAGCATAGATCTGTATGCAAGCAGCAATTAA
- the LOC133669296 gene encoding peptide-N(4)-(N-acetyl-beta-glucosaminyl)asparagine amidase isoform X2: MVARQFIISHNDSIFDVDYDTDDGLEVLKIQLFSLTSIPPHLQQITGEDDDRVVSDDSDLTGISNKLKLIKINEEEKEVKVQESIAAVVGQQNEEESIRDILGGDDVSDDSDVVHVSNELKELTVADLMKSDEELAQMLQAEEEALMLQEFAVSEQSDEFGQKIRPYISQVQMYEDPVRQEAARKTVPREELEEKALVSLAKEGNFKPSKTEQDHAFLLQLLFWFKQSFRWVNEPPCDGCGNDTVNQGMDAALPSETQYGAARVELYRCNSCSRITRFPRYNDPLKLVETRRGRCGEWANCFTLYCRAFGYESRLILDFTDHVWTECFSELLGRWMHLDPCEGVFDRPLLYEKGWNKKLNYVIAIAKDGVYDVTKRYTRKWVEVLSRRNITREPDLLATLHSMTRECRRSFTTEILSVLEDRDKIESEELERYLCSTDDSSVSLPGRQSGNKEWRIARSEIGFHDNCSLSHTSCPIRVCVDEHVTKTYNAFSPLLSRCVDHSLPKSRIVEILKIFKGILVELGNSSYKTRRTSINPFILHLLPYFDELINALSLKSEIDTDGKVDICLAADPVTTSLGLPVVLDALDDLINVLNNFDNISKVSLSWPLIKLNRIHSGSVLASGEELPFGIATSAFDGLHTSKWEEPDGARGCWIVYKLSDNQMHKLVAYDIMSANDAPERDPMDWVVEGSDDGGSSWRILDKQTSQMFKDRFQRKSFKINSDSVPCNTFRFQFLAARDGQSNSRLQLGSIDLYASSN; this comes from the exons atGGTAGCTCGCCAATTCATCATCAGCCACAACGACTCCATCTTCGACGTCGATTATGACACCGACGACGGCCTCGAA GTTCTTAAGATCCAGCTTTTCTCTCTCACTTCAATCCCTCCTCATCTCCAGcag atcaccGGAGAAGATGATGATCGCGTCGTATCGGACGATTCTGATCTCACTGGCATTTCTAACAAACtcaaattgataaaaatcaacGAGGAAGAGAAGGAAGTCAAGGTACAAGAATCAATTGCCGCTGTTGTTGGGCAGCAAAATGAAGAGGAATCAATTCGTGAT ATTCTTGGAGGAGATGACGTGTCGGATGATTCTGATGTCGTTCATGTTTCGAATGAACTCAAAGAATTAACTGTTGCCGATTTGATGAAATCGGATGAGGAACTTGCGCAGATGttacag GCAGAGGAGGAAGCGCTTATGTTGCAAGAGTTTGCAGTGAGTGAACAAAGTGATGAGTTTGGGCAGAAAATACGGCCCTATATCAGTCAAGTTCAAATg TATGAAGACCCAGTGAGGCAGGAGGCAGCACGGAAGACAGTTCCTAGAGAAGAGCTTGAGGAGAAAGCTTTGGTTTCTCTGGCAAAG gAGGGGAACTTTAAACCATCAAAAACTGAACAAGACCATGCTTTCCTGCTGCAGCTGCTTTTCTGGTTCAAACAATCATTCAG GTGGGTTAATGAACCTCCTTGTGATGGCTGTGGCAATGATACCGTTAATCAAGGAATGGATGCTGCGCTTCCTTCAGAAACTCAATATGGAGCAGCTCGAGTTGAACTTTACCG CTGCAATTCTTGTTCAAGAATTACCCGTTTCCCACGCTACAATGATCCATTAAAG CTCGTGGAAACTCGAAGGGGTCGCTGTGGGGAATGGGCCAATTGCTTTACTCTTTATTGTCGTGCTTTTGGCTATGAATCTCGTCTG ATCCTGGATTTCACTGATCATGTTTGGACCGAGTGCTTTTCTGAATTACTAGGCAG ATGGATGCATCTTGACCCTTGTGAAGGAGTGTTTGACAGACCATTACTATATGAGAAGGg GTGGAATAAGAAATTGAACTATGTCATTGCTATTGCAAAAGATGGAGTTTATGACGTCACTAAGCGTTACACAAGGAAGTGGGTTGAG GTTCTATCCCGACGAAACATTACCAGAGAGCCTGATTTGTTGGCTACTCTCCATAGCATGACTCGAGAATGCAGAAGAAGCTTTACAACTGAAATTCTTTCTGTACTTGAAGACCGTGATAAGATTGAATCAGAAGAGCTTGAGAGATATTTATGTTCCACTGATGATTCTTCAGTCTCATTGCCTGGTAGACAAAGTGGGAACAAGGAATGGCGCATTGCAAGATCAGAAATTGGTTTTCATGATAATTGTTCTTTGAGTCATACTTCATGTCCCATTCGTGTATGCGTAGATGAGCATGTGACAAAGACTTACAATGCATTTTCCCCTCTCCTTTCTCGTTGTGTTGACCACTCTCTTCCCAAATCAAGAATTGTTGAAATACTGAAGATATTCAAAGGAATTTTGGTGGAACTAGGGAATTCATCCTATAAAACCAGGCGAACTTCCATAAACCCTTTTATACTTCATTTGCTGCCATATTTTGACGAGTTAATAAATGCTCTGTCATTGAAGAGCGAGATTGACACTGATGGAAAAGTGGACATCTGTTTGGCTGCTGACCCTGTCACCACCTCTTTAGGACTGCCTGTTGTGTTGGATGCATTGGATGATTTGATCAATGTTCTTAACAACTTTGACAACATAAGCAAAGTTTCTCTTTCCTGGCCACTAATAAAGTTGAATAGGATCCATTCAGGTTCTGTTCTTGCAAGTGGCGAGGAACTTCCTTTTGGAATT GCCACATCAGCATTTGATGGACTTCACACGTCTAAATGGGAAGAACCAGATGGAGCGAGAG GTTGCTGGATTGTTTATAAACTATCAGACAACCAGATGCACAAACTAGTGGCATATGATATAATGTCAGCTAATGATGCCCCAGAGAGAGACCCTATGGACTG GGTTGTCGAGGGTAGTGATGATGGTGGTTCTAGCTGGCGTATTCTGGATAAACAAACTTCTCAGATGTTCAAAGATCGTTTTCAGCGTAAATCATTTAAGATTAATTCAGATAGTGTCCCATGCAACACTTTCAG ATTCCAATTTCTGGCTGCCAGAGACGGTCAATCAAATTCACGCCTACAATTGGGTAGCATAGATCTGTATGCAAGCAGCAATTAA